ATGGCGGCGAACACCGCGGTGGCGGCGTTGCGGGCGGGCCCCTTGGAGAACGTCGTCGCCACCAATGCCAACCCGGTGGGGGAGGCGATGGCCGACCCGATGCCCTGCAGCAGCCGGGCGATGACCATGGTGGCCTCGTCCCAGGCGACCGCGCACAGCACCGAGGAGATGGTGAACAACGCGACGCCGACGATGAACGTGCGTTTACGGCCGATGGTGTCGCCGAGGCGACCGCCCAACAGCATCAGGCCGCCGAAGGTGAGCACATACGCGGTGATCACCCAGCTACGGCCGGCGTCGGACAGGCTCAGCTCGTTCTGAATCTTAGGAAGCGCGACGATCGCGACCGTGCTGTCCATCGTCGCCAGCAGCTGCATGCCGCCGATGGCGATCACCGCCGCGATGAACCGCCGCGAAGGCAGCCAGGCCGGGTAATACCTGCTGGTACGGGTCGGAGCGGCAGCAGATGAAGTCTCAGCCGGGCGTTCGGTGCGTCCCGGGGCCGGACGATCGGGGCGTGCAGCAGACCAATTCCGGGCCGCGCGCTCTGTGTCGTTGAGGGCCGTCATAACGGATTACCTTACAGTAATCTTAAGAATCGTTTAAACCCCGAGCATCGCTCAGGCCGACCACGGGGCCGATCACGATGATCGCCGGAGGTCGAATCCCCTCGGCGCGGACCTTTTGCGGCGTGTCGGCCAGCGTGGCCCGCAGCGTGTGTTGGGCGGGTGTCGTCCCGTGCTGAACCACCAGCACCGGTGTATCCGCAGGTCGGCCGCCTTTCAGCAGTACGTCGACGAAGAGTTCGATGCGCTCGACGGCCATCAGCAACACGATGGTGCCGGACAGCGCGGCCAACGCATTCCAATTCACTAACGATTCGGGATGCCCGGGCGCCAGATGCCCGCTGACCACCACAAACTCGTGATTGACGGCGCGATGCGTGACGGGAACGCCCGCCAGCGCGGGCACCGCTATGGCACTTGTCACACCCGGGACGACGGTGACCGGAATGCCCGCGTCGGCGCATGCGAGGACCTCTTCGTAGCCGCGGGCGAACACGAAGGGATCACCGCCCTTGAGCCGAACGACGAAGCTTCCGGCGCGCGCCCGTTCGATCATCACGTCGTTGATCGCGTCCTGCGCCATGGCGCGCCCGTACGGGATCTTGGCGGCGTCGATGACCTCGACGTGCGGCGGCAGCTCGGCGAGCAGTTCAGGCGGCGCGAGGCGGTCGGCAACGACGACGTCGGCCTGGGCGAGCAGCCGACGGCCGCGGACGGTGATCAGTTCCGGGTCGCCGGGGCCGCCGCCGATCAGGGCCACCCCACCGCGCGCGGCATCCGGGCTTTCCGGGGCGATCAGACCCCGCTGCAGCGCCTCGCGGATGGCCGACCGGATCGCCGCCGACCTACGGTGCTCACCGCCGGCCAGCACCCCGACCGACAGCCCGGCGTACTCGAAGGACGCCGGCGTCACCGCGCTGCCCTCGACGGCGATGTCGGCGCGTACACAGAAGATCCGCCGGGCGTCGGCCGCCGCGACGACGGCGGCATTCACCGCCGGATCATTGGTGGCCGCGATCGCATACCAGGCCCCGTCGAGATCGCCGTCGCGGTACTC
This Mycobacterium simiae DNA region includes the following protein-coding sequences:
- the cobA gene encoding uroporphyrinogen-III C-methyltransferase; its protein translation is MTESPYLAGLRLTGKKVVVVGGGTVAQRRLPLLIASGADVHVISRSATRSVEAMTGITLTLREYRDGDLDGAWYAIAATNDPAVNAAVVAAADARRIFCVRADIAVEGSAVTPASFEYAGLSVGVLAGGEHRRSAAIRSAIREALQRGLIAPESPDAARGGVALIGGGPGDPELITVRGRRLLAQADVVVADRLAPPELLAELPPHVEVIDAAKIPYGRAMAQDAINDVMIERARAGSFVVRLKGGDPFVFARGYEEVLACADAGIPVTVVPGVTSAIAVPALAGVPVTHRAVNHEFVVVSGHLAPGHPESLVNWNALAALSGTIVLLMAVERIELFVDVLLKGGRPADTPVLVVQHGTTPAQHTLRATLADTPQKVRAEGIRPPAIIVIGPVVGLSDARGLNDS